The proteins below come from a single Fusarium verticillioides 7600 chromosome 3, whole genome shotgun sequence genomic window:
- a CDS encoding zinc finger protein MSN2/4 — MIVYLQSQLGKVPSLSNTASDLVSTPSLSPSPAPYARSVSTPDLDVDFCDPRNLTVGTGAINSTLAPEFTLDEIKVEPKITAQSFDFNPAVPHGLPTFEDFSDFESEDDFVNSLVNLSEQPAAASADITRPRACTGSSVVSLGHGSFIGDEDLSFDDNEAFQFPSHPSPSVSCASEDCHKDKRTKKTHVKESSAGPVMNMAASATESGNTQESSNQAAEPSDSAASSGSEGSPAPLPAPANRRGRKQSLTEDPSKTFVCDLCNRRFRRQEHLKRHYRSLHTQEKPFECNECGKKFSRSDNLAQHARTHGSGAIVMNLIDDDSHAYDASMIPPTAEDYSNYGKVLFQIASEIPGSASEMSSDEGSDQGKKKRKRSD, encoded by the coding sequence ATGATAGTGTACCTTCAATCTCAGCTCGGCAAAGTTCCCTCTCTTAGCAACACCGCCAGCGACCTCGTGTCCACCCCGTCTCTGTCTCCCTCACCCGCGCCTTATGCCCGCTCTGTCTCTACACCGGATCTGGACGTCGACTTCTGTGACCCAAGGAATCTGACTGTCGGTACTGGTGCCATCAACAGCACCCTCGCCCCTGAATTCACTCTCGACgagatcaaggttgagcCCAAGATTACTGCTCAATCTTTTGACTTTAACCCTGCTGTTCCCCACGGGCTCCCCACCTTCGAAGACTTTTCTGATTTCGAGTCTGAGGACGATTTCgtcaacagccttgtcaatCTCTCTGAGCAACCTGCCGCTGCTTCTGCTGACATCACCCGACCTCGGGCTTGCACTGGCTCCTCAGTTGTTTCCCTAGGGCACGGCAGCTTCATCGGTGACGAGGACCTTTCATTTGACGACAACGAGGCCTTCCAGTTTCCTTCTCATCCCAGCCCTTCAGTCTCCTGCGCGTCCGAGGACTGCCACAAGGACAAGCGTACCAAGAAGACTCACGTCAAGGAGAGCAGCGCTGGCCCTGTCATGAACATGGCTGCATCCGCTACTGAATCCGGTAACACTCAGGAATCTTCCAACCAGGCTGCTGAACCTAGCGACTCTGCTGCCTCATCTGGCTCAGAGGGTTCCCCTGCTCCTCTCCCCGCCCCCGCCAACCGCCGCGGTCGTAAGCAGTCCCTCACCGAGGACCCTTCAAAGACCTTTGTCTGTGATCTGTGCAACCGTCGCTTCCGCCGCCAGGAACACCTCAAGCGCCACTACCGTTCTCTGCACACCCAAGAGAAGCCTTTCGAGTGCAATGAGTGTGGCAAGAAGTTCTCCAGAAGCGACAACCTGGCCCAGCATGCTCGAACCCATGGTAGCGGTGCCATCGTCATGAACCTCATTGATGACGACTCACACGCATATGATGCCTCCATGATCCCTCCCACGGCCGAAGATTACAGCAACTACGGCAAGGTCCTGTTCCAGATTGCCTCTGAGATCCCTGGCAGTGCAAGTGAAATGTCATCTGATGAGGGTAGCGAtcagggcaagaagaagcgcaagcgcTCTGACTAA
- a CDS encoding zinc finger protein MSN2/4: protein MDSTMMPQAVGQAPFYFYNPEAKHDMRQHFAQQQMHMYPMVPTLPSTPVYSRPSSASNSQPPTLYSNGPAVMTPTASPQPMLQKPAILLENELYENSYFPSTPPLSTSGSTIGSPSACEVLQTPMNPMFSGLDGIDGFKEALEPVETAVLDWSNCGSPPMTPVYLQSQLGKVPSLSNTASDLVSTPSLSPSPAPYARSVSTPDLDVDFCDPRNLTVGTGAINSTLAPEFTLDEIKVEPKITAQSFDFNPAVPHGLPTFEDFSDFESEDDFVNSLVNLSEQPAAASADITRPRACTGSSVVSLGHGSFIGDEDLSFDDNEAFQFPSHPSPSVSCASEDCHKDKRTKKTHVKESSAGPVMNMAASATESGNTQESSNQAAEPSDSAASSGSEGSPAPLPAPANRRGRKQSLTEDPSKTFVCDLCNRRFRRQEHLKRHYRSLHTQEKPFECNECGKKFSRSDNLAQHARTHGSGAIVMNLIDDDSHAYDASMIPPTAEDYSNYGKVLFQIASEIPGSASEMSSDEGSDQGKKKRKRSD, encoded by the exons ATGGATTCCACAATGATGCCCCAGGCCGTCGGCCAAGCTCCCTTCTATTTCTACAACCCTGAGGCCAAGCATGATATGCGACAACACTTTGCCCAACAGCAAATGCATATGTATCCCATGGTTCCTACACTGCCTTCAACTCCAGTCTACTCGCGGCCCAGCTCAGCCAGCAACTCTCAGCCCCCCACTCTGTACAGCAATGGCCCAGCAGTCATGACTCCTACTGCCTCGCCACAGCCTATGTTGCAGAAGCCCGCCATCTTATTGGAGAATGAGCTGTACGAGAACTCGTATTTCCCTTCGACACCGCCTCTGTCGACATCTGGCAGTACCATTGGCAGCCCCAGCGCCTGCGAGGTGCTCCAGACCCCAATGAACCCCATGTTTTCTGGGCTGGATGGcatcgatggcttcaaggaggctcttgagcctgttgagaCTGCAGTGCTCGACTGGTCCAACTGCGGATCTCCCCCAATGACACCTG TGTACCTTCAATCTCAGCTCGGCAAAGTTCCCTCTCTTAGCAACACCGCCAGCGACCTCGTGTCCACCCCGTCTCTGTCTCCCTCACCCGCGCCTTATGCCCGCTCTGTCTCTACACCGGATCTGGACGTCGACTTCTGTGACCCAAGGAATCTGACTGTCGGTACTGGTGCCATCAACAGCACCCTCGCCCCTGAATTCACTCTCGACgagatcaaggttgagcCCAAGATTACTGCTCAATCTTTTGACTTTAACCCTGCTGTTCCCCACGGGCTCCCCACCTTCGAAGACTTTTCTGATTTCGAGTCTGAGGACGATTTCgtcaacagccttgtcaatCTCTCTGAGCAACCTGCCGCTGCTTCTGCTGACATCACCCGACCTCGGGCTTGCACTGGCTCCTCAGTTGTTTCCCTAGGGCACGGCAGCTTCATCGGTGACGAGGACCTTTCATTTGACGACAACGAGGCCTTCCAGTTTCCTTCTCATCCCAGCCCTTCAGTCTCCTGCGCGTCCGAGGACTGCCACAAGGACAAGCGTACCAAGAAGACTCACGTCAAGGAGAGCAGCGCTGGCCCTGTCATGAACATGGCTGCATCCGCTACTGAATCCGGTAACACTCAGGAATCTTCCAACCAGGCTGCTGAACCTAGCGACTCTGCTGCCTCATCTGGCTCAGAGGGTTCCCCTGCTCCTCTCCCCGCCCCCGCCAACCGCCGCGGTCGTAAGCAGTCCCTCACCGAGGACCCTTCAAAGACCTTTGTCTGTGATCTGTGCAACCGTCGCTTCCGCCGCCAGGAACACCTCAAGCGCCACTACCGTTCTCTGCACACCCAAGAGAAGCCTTTCGAGTGCAATGAGTGTGGCAAGAAGTTCTCCAGAAGCGACAACCTGGCCCAGCATGCTCGAACCCATGGTAGCGGTGCCATCGTCATGAACCTCATTGATGACGACTCACACGCATATGATGCCTCCATGATCCCTCCCACGGCCGAAGATTACAGCAACTACGGCAAGGTCCTGTTCCAGATTGCCTCTGAGATCCCTGGCAGTGCAAGTGAAATGTCATCTGATGAGGGTAGCGAtcagggcaagaagaagcgcaagcgcTCTGACTAA